A single Brassica rapa cultivar Chiifu-401-42 chromosome A04, CAAS_Brap_v3.01, whole genome shotgun sequence DNA region contains:
- the LOC103866162 gene encoding extensin-2, which translates to MATPAWSHARGQWVVAILALLVGSAIATEPYIYSSPPPPYEYKSPPPPVASPPPPYEYKSPPPPVKSPPPPYEYKSPPPPVKSPPPPYYYHSPPPPVKSPPPPYVYHSPPPPVKSPPPPYYYHSPPPPVKSPPPPYVYHSPPPPVKSPPPPYYYHSPPPPVKSPPPPYYYHSPPPPVKSPPPPYYYHSPPPPVKSPPPPYYYHSPPPPVKSPPPPYYYHSPPPPVKSPPPPYYYHSPPPPVKSPPPPYYYHSPPPPVKSPPPPYYYHSPPPPVKSPPPPYYYHSPPPPVKSPPPPYYYHSPPPPVKSPPPPYYYHSPPPPVKSPPPPYYYHSPPPPVKSPPPPYYYSSPPPPKSYPPPYYYSSPPPPPKSYSPPYYYSSPPPPVSYPHPHPHTHPLVFKVVGKVYCYRCYDWTYPKKSHDKKHLKGAVVEVTCKAGDKTVKAYGKTKINGKYAITVKGYNYRKYGGEVCTAKLHAPPKGSPCNIPTSYHMGNKGAKLHVKSKTKYEVVLYAKSFAYAPKKPYGECHKPAPYHPPYYYKSPPPPSPVYYYKSPPPPAPTYVYKSPPPPTPTYVYKSPPPPTPTYVYKSPPPPTPTYVYKSPPPPTPTYVYKSPPPPTPTYVYKSPPPPTPTYVYKSPPPPTPTYVYKSPPPPTPTYVYKSPPPPTPTYIYKSPPPPTPTYVYKSPPPPTPTYVYKSPPPPTHTPTPYYYHSPPPPVKSPPPPYYYHSPPPPVKSPPPPYYYHSPPPPVKSPPPPYYYHSPPPPVKSPPPPYYYHSPPPPVKSPPPPYYYHSPPPPVKSPPPPYYYHSPPPPVKSPPPPYYYHSPPPPVKSPPPPYYYHSPPPPVKSPPPPYYYHSPPPPVKSPPPPYYYHSPPPPVKSPPPPYYYHSPPPPVKSPPPPYYYHSPPPPVKSPPPPYYYHSPPPPVKSPPPPYYYHSPPPPVKSPPPPYYYHSPPPPVKSPPPPYYYHSPPPPVKSPPPPYYYHSPPPPVKSPPPPYYYHSPPPPVKSPPPPYYYHSPPPPVKSPPPPYYYHSPPPPVKSPPPPYYYHSPPPPVKSPPPPYYYHSPPPPVKSPPPPYYYHSPPPPVKSPPPPYHYNSPPPPVKSPPPPYYYHSPPPPVKSPPPPYHYNSPPPPVKSPPPPVYIYASPPPPTHY; encoded by the exons ATGGCGACTCCAGCATGGAGTCATGCCAGGGGTCAATGGGTAGTAGCCATTTTGGCGTTACTTGTTGGCTCGGCAATCGCTACTGAACCTTACATTTATAGctctcctccaccaccgtaTGAGTATAAATCTCCACCGCCTCCGGTTGCATCTCCTCCACCTCCTTATGAATACAAATCTCCTCCCCCTCCAGTTAAGTCCCCTCCACCACCGTATGAGTAtaaatctcctcctcctcctgttaagtctcctccaccaccttaTTACTACCACTCTCCACCACCACCCGTGAAGTCTCCTCCCCCTCCATATGTATAccactctcctcctcctccggttaagtctcctccaccaccgtaTTACTACCACTCTCCACCACCACCCGTGAAGTCTCCTCCCCCTCCTTATGTCTAccactctcctcctcctccggttaagtctcctccaccaccgtaTTACTACCACTCTCCACCTCCCCCGGTgaaatctccaccaccaccgtaTTATTATCACTCTCCTCCGCCTCCGGTgaaatctcctcctcctccttatTACTATCATTCTCCACCTCCTCCCGTGaaatctcctccaccaccatacTACTATCACTCACCACCTCCTCCAGTgaaatctccaccaccaccatactactACCATTCTCCACCTCCTCCGGTgaagtctcctccaccaccgtaCTACTATCACTCTCCACCCCCTCCGGTgaagtctcctccaccaccgtaCTACTAtcactctcctcctcctccggttaAGTCTCCACCTCCACCTTACTACTAccactctcctcctcctccggtcaagtctccaccaccaccgtaCTACTAccactctcctcctcctccagtcaaatctccaccaccaccgtaCTACTACCACTCTCCTCCTCCCCCAGTTAAATCTCCACCGCCGCCATACTATTATcactctccaccaccaccggtCAAATCTCCTCCACCTCCATACTACTACCATTCACCGCCTCCTCCGGTGAAATCACCACCTCCACCTTACTATTACtcatctccaccaccaccaaaaTCTTACCCTCCACCATATTACTACtcatctccaccaccaccaccaaagtCGTACTCTCCACCATACTACTATTCATCACCACCACCTCCGGTGTCATACCCTCATCCTCACCCACACACACATCCACTTGTCTTCAAAGTTGTTGGTAAGGTGTACTGTTACAGATGTTATGACTGGACATACCCTAAAAAGTCCCACGATAAGAAGCATCTCAAAG GTGCTGTTGTGGAAGTGACTTGCAAGGCCGGTGACAAGACAGTGAAGGCATACGGAAAGACCAAAATCAACGGTAAATACGCAATCACCGTTAAAGGATACAACTACCGTAAATACGGTGGCGAAGTCTGCACGGCCAAGCTTCATGCTCCTCCTAAGGGATCGCCATGTAACATTCCTACAAGTTACCATATGGGTAACAAAGGTGCAAAACTCCATGTGAAATCAAAGACAAAGTACGAGGTTGTGCTTTATGCTAAGTCCTTTGCTTATGCACCGAAGAAACCTTATGGTGAATGCCACAAACCGGCTCCTTACCATCCTCCATACTATTAcaaatctccaccaccaccgtctCCGGTTTACTACTACaagtcaccaccaccaccggctCCAACCTATGTCTACaagtctccaccaccaccaactCCAACTTATGTCTACAAATCACCACCTCCACCAACTCCGACTTACGTCTACAAATCACCACCACCGCCAACTCCGACATATGTTTACAAGTCACCACCACCGCCAACCCCGACCTATGTTTACAAATCACCACCGCCACCAACCCCGACTTATGTCTAtaaatctccaccaccaccaaccCCTACTTATGTCTACAAGTCACCACCTCCACCAACTCCTACTTATGTATACAAGTCACCACCACCTCCAACCCCAACATATGTTTAcaaatctccaccaccaccaactCCAACCTATATTTACAAATCACCACCTCCTCCTACTCCGACCTATGTCTACAAGTCACCGCCTCCTCCCACTCCAACGTATGTTTACAAATCACCACCCCCTCCAACGCACACTCCTACACCATACTACTACcactctcctccaccaccagTAAAATCTCCTCCACCTCCATATTATTATCACTCACCACCACCACCCGTCAAATCCCCACCACCTCCATACTACTACCATTCTCCACCACCTCCGGTcaagtctcctccaccaccatacTACTATCATTCACCACCTCCTCCGGTgaaatctcctcctcctccttacTATTACCATTCTCCACCTCCTCCGGTGAAGTCTCCTCCTCCACCTTACTACTACCACTCTCCACCTCCTCCGGTGAAGTCTCCACCCCCTCCTTACTACTACCACTCCCCACCTCCTCCGGTGAAGTCTCCACCCCCACCTTACTACTACCACTCTCCACCTCCTCCGGTGAAATCTCCTCCCCCTCCTTACTACTACCACTCCCCACCTCCTCCCGTGAAGTCGCCACCCCCTCCTTACTACTACCACTCCCCACCTCCTCCGGTGAAGTCTCCTCCTCCACCTTACTACTATCACTCCCCACCTCCTCCGGTgaaatctccaccaccaccatactactACCACTCACCACCTCCTCCGGTgaaatctccaccaccaccatactactACCACTCACCACCTCCTCCGGTgaaatctccaccaccaccatactactACCACTCACCACCTCCTCCGGTGAAATCTCCTCCTCCACCTTACTACTACCACTCCCCACCTCCTCCGGTgaaatctccaccaccaccatactactACCACTCCCCACCTCCTCCGGTgaaatctccaccaccaccatactactACCACTCACCACCTCCACCGGTgaaatctccaccaccaccatactactACCACTCCCCACCTCCACCGGTGAAATCTCCTCCTCCACCTTACTACTACCACTCACCACCTCCTCCGGTgaaatctccaccaccaccatactactACCACTCCCCACCTCCTCCGGTgaaatctccaccaccaccatactactATCACTCACCTCCCCCACCAGTGAAATCACCTCCACCACCTTACTACTACCACTCACCACCCCCACCTGTGAAGTCTCCTCCTCCACCATACTATTATCACTCACCACCCCCTCCAGTcaaatctccaccaccaccatactactACCATTCACCACCTCCTCCGGTGAAATCCCCACCACCACCGTACCATTACAACTCTCCACCCCCTCCAGTCAAATCTCCCCCACCACCTTACTACTACCATTCACCACCTCCTCCAGTGAAATCCCCACCACCACCGTACCATTACaactctccaccaccaccagtaAAATCTCCCCCACCTCCAGTCTACATCTACGCTTCTCCCCCACCTCCTACCCATTACTAG